Proteins encoded by one window of Candidatus Neomarinimicrobiota bacterium:
- a CDS encoding efflux RND transporter permease subunit, whose amino-acid sequence MSESQSTGDKLDTLFNVVINRPVAITMVALAVIVFGYVSYQQLSLNLMPDISYPTLTVRTEYPGAAPEEVETTISRPAEQALGVVGNLVNLTSISRAGVSDVVLEFTWDTDMNVATQDIREKLDQVRFPNGVERSLILRYDPSLDPILRLGLSGGDDLFELRKFAEEEIKRQLETIKGVAAVKVKGGLEREIRVELDESQLTIRGLNIRDINRLIGQENINLAGGNLKEGQTEYLVRTLNEFRSIDEISNLVVSRINNVEVRIKDLGVVKDTHKDREVITRIGGNESVEIEVYKEADANIVAVANSVRNKIFGTPAQLSFVKQMREAEKKEKKEKKEGKAVASADDKKKKEKKKEEKGRRGRGRRGGRGGGDSPAIIKAKMTNYLSYDLPKGVKMTTLSDQSTFIENALNEVMNTAIIGAFLAVIVLFVFLRNVVSTMIIAVAIPLSIVATFAPMKIFDVSLNIMSLGGLALGVGMLVDNSIVVLESIFRCREEGDNLTDSAVRGVKEVGAAVFASTLTTIAVFFPMVFVEGIAGQIFGDLSLTVVFSLLASVVVALFLIPMLSSRKLSLSKSGVTLNDIKSMNFMELKSIELIKELSADYSGSLKNRAIKYSLYTLRLVGEFLFKSGSLLFALILLATKIILVIILTVGSPILKLLSLVTKRWDDYFPNLISWAKYDGIFKLRFTRKIWEGLLVFDAPALIENGFTAYLKKFRKPEGYTDNARQFWLRQALLGIAAPVAFIYFLLRFIIGLIGSLLGRVGVALMNFGTLIGTFLWAFAGIVLMPVAKPLILLFEKGFDQVNRVYPIAIRWSIENKGMVIGSSAALLAIVWFLLIPSLGSELIPEVHQGEFVVEVYLPVGTRLEETDKKMKEVENRIRGMDMIEEISTVIGAEKSANLKSDEGEHTGKLTVRMHSQFIRKEYEVALIADIRRELSQIPGIVTKISRPALFSFKTPVEVEVQGFDLSTLKRLSLEVEKRLSELPGLTDVKSNIQSGNPEIQIFYDRKLLAKYGLKIFEVASIVRNKIKGEVATFFKEKDRRIDILVRLKDEDKGSIDALRRVVVNPGGDVPIFLDAVAKITIGEGPSEIRRVEQQRVAVITANTSGIDLGSAMDNIVEALDEIRWPYGFSYALSGQKEEMNTSINSLILALSLALFLVYVVMASQFESLIHPFVIMFTIPLALIGVVGVLWLLSVPLSVVVFLGLIMLAGIVVNNAIVLVDYINHLRANGMEKIEAIVTAGTVRLRPILMTTATTVLGLLPMALGFGEGAEIRTPMAITVVAGLISSTLLTLLVIPTVYALVDRKD is encoded by the coding sequence TTGAGTGAGTCGCAATCAACCGGCGATAAGCTAGACACACTGTTTAATGTTGTAATTAACCGTCCTGTTGCCATCACAATGGTAGCTTTGGCTGTGATAGTTTTCGGCTATGTGTCCTATCAGCAGCTTTCTCTGAATCTGATGCCGGATATTTCCTATCCGACTCTGACCGTTCGGACGGAATATCCTGGCGCTGCGCCTGAAGAAGTAGAGACCACTATTTCGCGGCCTGCGGAACAGGCATTGGGCGTAGTGGGAAATCTTGTAAACCTGACAAGCATTTCGAGAGCCGGCGTATCCGATGTGGTTTTAGAATTCACGTGGGACACGGATATGAACGTAGCCACACAGGATATAAGAGAAAAACTTGATCAAGTGCGGTTTCCTAATGGAGTAGAACGCTCACTCATTTTACGATACGACCCTTCTCTCGACCCGATATTGCGGTTAGGTCTATCAGGCGGTGATGATTTATTCGAACTGCGAAAATTCGCCGAAGAGGAGATAAAACGCCAGCTCGAAACTATCAAAGGTGTAGCGGCCGTCAAGGTTAAGGGCGGATTAGAAAGAGAGATACGGGTAGAACTCGATGAGTCCCAGCTTACAATCAGAGGATTGAATATCAGAGATATAAACCGCCTTATCGGACAGGAAAACATAAATCTTGCCGGAGGAAATCTTAAAGAAGGTCAAACGGAATATCTTGTGCGGACGCTCAACGAGTTCAGAAGTATAGATGAGATTTCCAACCTTGTCGTATCAAGGATTAATAATGTCGAAGTCCGTATCAAAGATTTAGGCGTAGTAAAAGATACGCATAAAGACAGAGAAGTGATTACAAGAATAGGCGGAAACGAGAGTGTAGAAATTGAGGTATATAAAGAAGCGGATGCAAATATTGTTGCGGTAGCCAATAGTGTGCGAAATAAGATATTCGGCACTCCCGCACAGCTGTCATTTGTGAAGCAGATGAGGGAAGCTGAGAAAAAGGAGAAGAAAGAAAAGAAAGAGGGCAAGGCAGTCGCGTCTGCTGATGATAAAAAGAAAAAAGAGAAGAAAAAGGAAGAGAAAGGAAGAAGAGGAAGAGGGAGAAGGGGTGGAAGAGGTGGTGGCGATAGTCCTGCGATAATAAAGGCGAAGATGACCAATTACCTTTCTTATGATTTGCCTAAGGGAGTGAAAATGACCACTCTAAGCGACCAGTCAACCTTTATAGAAAATGCGCTTAACGAAGTTATGAACACTGCAATAATCGGTGCGTTTCTTGCTGTGATAGTGCTATTTGTATTTCTCCGAAATGTTGTCAGCACGATGATAATTGCCGTGGCAATACCTCTTTCGATTGTGGCAACGTTTGCGCCGATGAAAATATTCGATGTTTCCCTGAACATAATGTCATTAGGCGGGTTGGCTTTAGGTGTAGGTATGCTTGTGGACAATTCGATTGTGGTATTGGAAAGTATATTCAGATGTCGTGAAGAGGGCGATAACCTTACGGATTCGGCTGTTCGCGGAGTAAAAGAAGTCGGCGCGGCGGTATTTGCATCCACATTGACCACAATCGCAGTATTCTTTCCAATGGTGTTTGTGGAAGGAATTGCGGGTCAAATTTTCGGCGATTTATCGTTGACGGTTGTCTTTTCATTACTCGCATCGGTGGTAGTCGCACTGTTTTTGATTCCTATGCTAAGCTCGAGGAAGTTGAGTCTCTCTAAATCAGGCGTAACTTTAAACGATATTAAAAGTATGAATTTTATGGAATTGAAATCTATAGAGCTGATAAAAGAATTATCTGCCGATTATTCCGGTTCCTTAAAGAACAGAGCAATTAAATACTCGCTATATACGTTGAGGCTTGTGGGCGAATTTCTGTTTAAATCAGGGTCTCTGCTGTTTGCTCTTATTCTCCTGGCTACAAAAATAATATTGGTCATTATTTTAACCGTTGGCTCTCCAATTCTGAAACTGCTTTCATTAGTCACAAAAAGATGGGACGATTACTTTCCTAACCTAATCAGCTGGGCAAAATATGATGGTATCTTCAAATTGCGCTTCACCCGGAAGATATGGGAGGGATTGCTCGTATTTGATGCTCCCGCGCTGATTGAGAACGGGTTTACGGCATATTTGAAGAAATTCAGAAAACCTGAAGGTTATACTGATAATGCCCGGCAGTTCTGGCTCAGACAAGCATTATTAGGCATTGCTGCGCCGGTAGCATTTATTTATTTTTTACTGCGTTTCATCATAGGGCTAATCGGTTCTTTGTTGGGACGAGTCGGCGTGGCGTTGATGAATTTCGGTACTCTCATAGGTACTTTTCTTTGGGCATTCGCCGGCATAGTACTTATGCCTGTGGCAAAACCGCTGATTCTTCTATTTGAAAAAGGTTTCGATCAGGTTAACCGGGTGTATCCCATAGCCATTAGATGGTCTATCGAAAATAAAGGAATGGTAATCGGCTCTTCTGCGGCTCTTCTTGCTATCGTTTGGTTCTTGCTCATTCCATCATTGGGCAGCGAACTTATCCCGGAAGTGCATCAGGGCGAATTCGTAGTGGAAGTTTATCTGCCGGTAGGCACGCGTCTTGAGGAAACAGATAAGAAGATGAAGGAAGTTGAGAACCGGATCAGGGGAATGGATATGATTGAGGAAATCTCCACGGTTATCGGCGCGGAAAAGTCTGCGAACCTTAAAAGCGATGAAGGAGAACATACGGGCAAACTGACAGTTCGAATGCACTCTCAATTTATAAGAAAAGAATATGAAGTAGCGCTCATTGCTGATATAAGAAGAGAACTCTCGCAAATTCCGGGAATCGTGACAAAAATATCGCGACCGGCGCTGTTCAGTTTCAAAACACCGGTTGAAGTGGAGGTGCAGGGTTTTGACCTTTCCACTCTCAAACGATTATCTTTAGAGGTAGAAAAACGACTGAGTGAACTTCCCGGCTTAACAGACGTTAAATCCAATATACAATCGGGGAATCCTGAGATTCAAATCTTCTATGACAGGAAATTGTTGGCAAAATACGGGCTGAAAATATTTGAAGTGGCAAGTATCGTCAGGAACAAGATTAAAGGCGAAGTAGCGACGTTCTTTAAAGAAAAGGACAGGAGGATAGACATTCTTGTTCGATTGAAAGACGAGGATAAGGGAAGTATTGATGCTCTCCGGCGGGTTGTAGTTAATCCCGGCGGGGATGTTCCGATATTTCTTGACGCTGTAGCCAAGATAACTATCGGGGAAGGACCCAGCGAGATAAGGCGGGTCGAGCAGCAGCGCGTGGCAGTGATAACAGCCAACACTTCGGGGATTGATCTTGGAAGCGCAATGGATAATATTGTTGAAGCGCTTGATGAAATTAGATGGCCTTACGGATTCAGCTATGCGCTTAGCGGTCAGAAGGAGGAGATGAACACTTCCATTAACAGCCTAATTCTTGCGCTGTCGCTTGCATTGTTTCTTGTGTACGTTGTTATGGCGTCGCAGTTTGAATCTCTTATTCACCCGTTCGTTATAATGTTCACCATCCCGCTTGCTCTTATCGGGGTGGTGGGAGTGCTTTGGCTGCTGTCGGTGCCGCTGAGCGTGGTGGTATTTCTTGGTCTGATAATGTTAGCGGGCATTGTGGTAAACAACGCTATCGTATTGGTGGATTATATAAACCATCTCCGCGCAAACGGAATGGAAAAAATTGAGGCAATCGTTACGGCAGGCACGGTAAGGCTTCGCCCGATTTTAATGACAACCGCTACCACAGTCCTTGGTTTGCTGCCGATGGCGCTGGGATTCGGAGAAGGCGCTGAAATTAGGACGCCTATGGCTATTACGGTTGTTGCAGGATTAATTAGCTCGACACTGTTAACGCTATTGGTAATTCCAACTGTCTATGCTTTAGTTGACAGGAAGGATTAA
- the deoC gene encoding deoxyribose-phosphate aldolase, whose product MKNNGKRLIYQDLNPPPVDQVGVEERVAKLNKRSIKKESKISALKLALSMIDLTTLEGKDSMGKVSQLCNKALHLHDSYPGLPNVAAVCVYPPMVPTAVKMLKGTNVKVASVATAFPSGMTSLTAKLSEVKKVVKMGADEVDMVISRGAFLRGDFNYVYDEIAAVKEACGDSHLKVILETGELQTLDNVRLASDIAMSAGADFIKTSTGKIQPAATQPVALVMLEAIRDFYFKTGKKIGLKPAGGISNAKTAIQYLVLTKETLGSKWLTPDLFRFGASSLANDILMQLIKQEVGVYQSANYFSKD is encoded by the coding sequence TTGAAAAATAACGGCAAACGTCTCATTTATCAAGACCTTAATCCGCCGCCTGTCGATCAGGTAGGGGTTGAAGAAAGGGTGGCCAAGCTTAACAAAAGAAGCATAAAGAAAGAGTCGAAGATATCCGCCTTGAAATTGGCGTTAAGTATGATTGACCTCACTACTCTTGAGGGAAAAGACAGTATGGGTAAGGTAAGCCAGCTCTGTAATAAGGCGCTGCATCTTCATGATTCCTATCCCGGTTTGCCCAATGTAGCAGCGGTCTGCGTATATCCTCCGATGGTTCCGACAGCGGTAAAAATGCTCAAAGGTACAAACGTTAAAGTCGCATCTGTGGCAACTGCATTTCCAAGCGGTATGACATCCCTTACCGCTAAACTCAGTGAAGTTAAAAAGGTTGTAAAAATGGGGGCGGACGAAGTAGATATGGTCATTTCCCGTGGCGCTTTCTTACGGGGAGACTTTAACTATGTTTACGACGAAATTGCCGCCGTAAAAGAAGCTTGCGGGGATTCTCACCTAAAGGTCATTCTCGAAACCGGCGAGTTACAGACTCTGGATAACGTTCGCCTTGCCAGCGATATCGCTATGTCGGCGGGAGCTGATTTCATCAAAACTTCCACAGGCAAGATACAACCCGCAGCGACTCAGCCTGTAGCATTGGTTATGTTAGAGGCGATCAGAGATTTCTATTTCAAAACCGGTAAGAAGATCGGACTGAAACCCGCAGGAGGTATCAGCAACGCTAAAACAGCGATTCAATATCTCGTTCTGACGAAAGAAACACTCGGCTCGAAATGGCTTACGCCGGATTTATTCCGGTTTGGAGCCAGCTCTCTTGCTAACGATATCCTGATGCAGCTGATAAAGCAAGAAGTTGGCGTATATCAATCTGCCAATTATTTCTCAAAGGACTGA
- a CDS encoding efflux RND transporter periplasmic adaptor subunit, with amino-acid sequence MNNRFKLSGTIFLLISLMFFIACGNQKAEGEEKSDAESTKVDSSELASDDESKKKKESDLDSVPVETIAVWRGEMSSYILLSSTIETEQYVNVYPYLTGIVAKLLAEEGDELKKGDPLLELDAEEYRLAEAKAGTQLKSLRNEFRRLQAQFDKELLSKEVFDKAKFNLEQARISWQEAKLNLDRTTVRAPIDGVVSLRNVRQGDRVMASVHLFSMVNLDNIIATVHVPEKELSVIQKGQLTYLTSDYLEDKRFEGYVKRISPVVNPATGTFKVTIGLDLDHEGLRPGMFVNAFIVTMTNKNALILNKDAIVYDGNKRFVFVVRDSLAYKLPVEVGFEDASRVEIIEGISDTANVIIVGQNGLRDKTKVKVVKKRKIS; translated from the coding sequence GTGAATAACAGGTTTAAATTGTCGGGAACAATCTTTTTATTAATCAGTCTTATGTTCTTCATTGCATGCGGTAACCAAAAAGCGGAAGGCGAAGAAAAATCAGATGCGGAATCTACAAAAGTGGACAGCAGTGAATTAGCATCGGATGACGAAAGCAAAAAGAAAAAAGAAAGCGATTTAGATTCGGTCCCCGTTGAGACGATTGCGGTTTGGCGGGGTGAAATGTCCTCATACATTCTTCTGAGTTCAACTATTGAAACAGAACAATACGTAAATGTATATCCTTATCTTACCGGGATCGTGGCGAAACTTCTTGCGGAAGAGGGCGATGAACTGAAAAAAGGCGATCCTCTTTTAGAACTCGACGCTGAAGAATATCGTCTTGCTGAGGCAAAGGCAGGAACACAGCTGAAAAGCCTTCGAAATGAGTTTCGAAGACTCCAAGCGCAGTTTGACAAAGAATTGTTAAGCAAAGAAGTATTTGACAAGGCTAAATTCAACCTTGAGCAGGCGAGAATCAGCTGGCAGGAGGCTAAGCTCAATTTAGACAGAACTACTGTGAGAGCTCCTATTGATGGAGTTGTATCGCTGCGGAATGTCCGGCAGGGGGACAGAGTGATGGCAAGCGTTCACTTGTTTTCCATGGTGAATCTCGACAATATAATAGCAACCGTTCATGTTCCCGAAAAGGAGCTGTCTGTCATTCAAAAAGGACAACTTACTTATCTGACGTCAGATTATCTTGAGGATAAACGATTTGAAGGGTATGTGAAACGGATTTCACCTGTAGTTAATCCTGCAACAGGTACTTTTAAGGTGACTATCGGGCTTGATTTAGACCACGAAGGACTTCGCCCGGGAATGTTTGTGAACGCTTTTATTGTTACCATGACGAATAAAAACGCTCTAATCCTGAATAAAGATGCCATTGTGTATGACGGTAATAAAAGATTCGTATTTGTAGTCAGAGATTCTTTAGCATATAAATTGCCGGTGGAAGTTGGGTTTGAAGATGCCTCACGGGTTGAAATAATCGAAGGTATCAGCGATACGGCTAATGTTATCATAGTCGGTCAAAACGGTTTGCGCGACAAGACAAAGGTGAAAGTAGTCAAAAAACGCAAAATTTCTTAA
- a CDS encoding sigma-70 family RNA polymerase sigma factor yields the protein MRMGMDSNRSLSKYLEEIGKYEPLKPADEVALAKRVKKGEHTALKKLTEANLRFVVSVAKDYQGQGLPLTDLINEGNLGLIKAATRFDETRGFKFISYAVWWIRQSILQALAEHSRVVRLPLNRVGTISKISRAAEELEQGFQRSPNEVEIAEKLEMKPEEVSDSLRISKRHHSLNDPFRNGEQNSLIDVVEDEGQAPPDSDLMSESLKNEISAALETLKEREKEIIRMYYGIEREYSLTLNEIGEVFHLTRERVRQIKEKAIRRLRHKSRSRKLRLYLG from the coding sequence ATGAGAATGGGAATGGATTCCAATCGCTCTCTTTCTAAATATTTAGAAGAGATTGGTAAGTATGAGCCGTTAAAACCAGCAGATGAAGTTGCACTGGCTAAACGTGTGAAAAAAGGCGAGCATACAGCGCTTAAAAAACTGACAGAAGCGAATCTACGGTTTGTTGTCAGCGTTGCAAAAGATTATCAAGGACAGGGGCTTCCGTTGACAGACCTGATCAACGAGGGCAATTTAGGTCTTATAAAAGCGGCAACCCGATTTGATGAAACGCGCGGGTTCAAGTTTATCTCATATGCTGTGTGGTGGATTAGACAATCCATATTGCAAGCATTGGCGGAACATTCCCGAGTTGTAAGGCTTCCGCTTAATAGGGTAGGAACTATCAGCAAAATTTCCAGGGCAGCGGAAGAGCTTGAGCAAGGTTTCCAGAGGTCGCCGAATGAAGTTGAGATTGCCGAGAAACTTGAGATGAAACCGGAAGAAGTTTCCGATTCGCTTAGGATATCAAAACGACATCATTCTTTAAATGATCCTTTTAGGAACGGCGAGCAAAACTCGCTTATTGACGTTGTCGAAGATGAAGGGCAAGCGCCTCCTGACTCCGACCTGATGTCAGAGTCGCTGAAAAATGAAATTTCAGCCGCCCTTGAAACATTGAAAGAGAGAGAGAAAGAAATAATCAGGATGTACTATGGGATAGAAAGAGAGTACTCGTTGACGCTGAACGAAATTGGGGAAGTATTCCATCTCACGCGCGAGCGGGTACGCCAGATAAAGGAAAAGGCTATCCGGCGCTTAAGACATAAATCACGAAGCAGAAAACTGAGATTATATCTCGGTTAA
- a CDS encoding aldehyde dehydrogenase family protein — protein MVTKEKLLDFNSAWEYSPAPESTDHIHLKKQYELFINGEFVKPKSRKYFNTENPANGKVIARVAEASKADVNFAVKSARTAYDKYWSKMHAAERGKYIFRIARMIQERAREFSVIEAMDGGKPIREARDIDIPLVSAHFFYYAGWADKLEYAFPGRKVHSLGVAGQIIPWNFPLLMASWKIAPALATGNTVVLKPAETTPLTALKLAEIIQEADLPPGVVNIIPGAAETGRAIVNHPDIDKIAFTGSTDVGKYIQKALAGTGKKFTLELGGKAANIIFEEAAIDQAVEGIINAIFFNQGHVCCAGSRLLVQEGIADEVIRKLKNRMETLIIGDPLDKNTDIGAINSKAQLKKINEMVAFGVKEGGNLYQPSCSLPKSGYWFKPTLFTEVSQSHRIVKEEIFGPVLAIQTFRTVDEAIEKANNTPYGLSGGVWTDKGSKIFKVTKQINAGVIWANTFNKFDPASPFGGYKESGMGREGGLHGLLPYVELS, from the coding sequence ATGGTTACAAAAGAAAAGTTGCTCGACTTTAATTCAGCATGGGAATATTCCCCTGCTCCGGAAAGTACGGATCATATTCATCTGAAAAAACAATATGAGTTGTTCATCAACGGAGAATTCGTCAAGCCGAAAAGCCGAAAATATTTTAATACAGAAAATCCGGCAAACGGAAAAGTCATCGCAAGGGTTGCCGAAGCCTCGAAAGCCGATGTGAATTTCGCCGTTAAATCCGCGCGAACCGCATATGATAAATACTGGTCAAAAATGCACGCAGCCGAAAGAGGGAAATACATATTCCGAATTGCGCGGATGATTCAGGAACGAGCGCGTGAATTTTCCGTGATTGAGGCGATGGACGGCGGAAAACCGATTCGCGAAGCGCGCGATATTGATATACCTCTCGTTTCAGCTCACTTCTTTTATTACGCAGGATGGGCGGATAAGCTCGAATACGCATTCCCCGGCAGAAAAGTACACTCGCTTGGAGTTGCGGGTCAGATAATTCCGTGGAACTTCCCATTGCTTATGGCGTCGTGGAAAATTGCTCCGGCGCTTGCCACGGGAAACACAGTCGTGCTGAAACCCGCCGAGACAACTCCCCTCACTGCCCTGAAATTGGCTGAAATTATTCAAGAAGCTGATCTGCCTCCCGGGGTTGTAAATATTATTCCCGGAGCGGCAGAAACGGGAAGAGCGATAGTAAACCACCCTGATATAGATAAAATCGCATTTACCGGCTCCACCGACGTCGGTAAATATATCCAAAAAGCATTAGCGGGAACAGGCAAGAAGTTTACTCTTGAACTGGGCGGAAAAGCGGCGAATATAATATTTGAGGAAGCCGCCATAGACCAGGCGGTTGAGGGAATAATTAACGCTATCTTTTTCAATCAGGGACACGTCTGTTGCGCCGGCTCAAGGTTGTTAGTTCAGGAAGGAATCGCCGATGAGGTTATCCGAAAGCTGAAAAACAGAATGGAAACTTTAATCATAGGTGACCCGCTCGACAAAAACACTGACATCGGAGCGATAAATTCTAAGGCGCAGCTTAAGAAAATAAACGAAATGGTGGCGTTCGGAGTTAAGGAGGGCGGGAATCTCTATCAGCCGTCTTGCTCGCTGCCGAAATCGGGATACTGGTTTAAGCCCACTCTGTTTACAGAGGTTTCCCAATCGCACCGAATAGTGAAGGAAGAGATTTTCGGACCGGTTTTAGCGATTCAGACATTCCGCACCGTAGATGAGGCTATTGAAAAAGCGAATAATACTCCTTACGGACTTTCAGGCGGAGTTTGGACAGACAAAGGCTCAAAGATATTTAAGGTGACAAAACAGATTAATGCCGGAGTTATCTGGGCGAACACTTTTAATAAATTTGACCCGGCTTCCCCATTTGGCGGTTATAAAGAAAGTGGCATGGGCAGAGAAGGCGGTCTTCACGGTCTCCTGCCGTACGTGGAGCTGTCATAA
- the rpsU gene encoding 30S ribosomal protein S21, with amino-acid sequence MVQVLVRKDEPLEKALRRFKKKYEKAGILKDVKKNSYYIKPSQQKRMKKAKAEKRARKSTFGYRPYR; translated from the coding sequence ATGGTACAAGTATTAGTAAGAAAAGACGAACCGCTTGAGAAAGCGTTAAGAAGATTTAAAAAGAAATACGAAAAAGCAGGAATTTTAAAAGACGTAAAGAAAAACTCTTATTACATTAAGCCCAGCCAACAAAAAAGAATGAAAAAGGCCAAAGCTGAGAAAAGAGCGCGTAAATCAACTTTCGGGTATAGACCATATAGATAA
- the glmM gene encoding phosphoglucosamine mutase has protein sequence MTLLIASLSGLRGIYGDGLTPEVITSYTKAFGFIIGHKIVVGMDTRSSGPEIESLVIKSLISAGCKPIRLGIATTPTTQIAVEKLKADGGIIITASHNSAEWNGLKFLSSDGTFIGKEEFEKLQNNLNSNAIGDDGERQHEIETYENSDEDHLNLVLSMSHLDKDKIRKRNFKVAIDCVNGAASKLLPELLRSLGCEMTPIHCDPDVEFPHNPEPLEKNLTELIELTGESGADVGFAVDPDGDRLAIVANGGKYISEEYTIVIAAEVVLSSLHEGEKIVTNLSTTRALDDIASKYKAELSRTMIGEINVVNGMKEVGAVIGGEGNGGVILPELHFGRDAIVAAALTLQFMAQHQDSLSELYAKMPQYVMHKGKVNLGDISADSALKNLTDYYSGEKIDLRDGVKVEKPEGWIHVRKSNTEPIMRIYTEAKDAAGAGRLADEAENIIRGAGA, from the coding sequence TTGACTCTTCTAATCGCTTCACTATCGGGATTGAGAGGAATATACGGTGATGGACTTACTCCGGAAGTTATAACCTCATACACTAAAGCATTCGGCTTTATAATCGGGCACAAAATCGTAGTCGGCATGGACACAAGAAGTTCAGGCCCGGAAATAGAATCGCTGGTCATAAAGTCATTGATTTCCGCAGGCTGTAAGCCCATTCGGCTCGGAATTGCAACTACGCCAACCACGCAAATTGCCGTAGAAAAGCTAAAAGCGGATGGGGGGATAATAATCACAGCGAGCCATAACAGCGCAGAATGGAACGGGTTGAAATTCTTAAGTTCGGATGGAACATTTATCGGCAAGGAAGAGTTTGAAAAATTACAAAATAATTTAAATTCAAATGCTATTGGTGATGATGGAGAGCGGCAGCACGAGATTGAGACCTATGAAAATTCTGATGAAGATCATCTAAATCTCGTCCTGTCTATGTCGCACTTAGACAAAGATAAAATTCGAAAGAGAAATTTCAAGGTGGCGATTGACTGCGTCAACGGCGCGGCATCGAAACTCCTGCCGGAACTTTTACGGTCTCTTGGATGTGAAATGACACCTATTCATTGCGATCCGGATGTTGAATTTCCGCACAATCCTGAGCCGTTAGAAAAAAATCTGACCGAACTCATCGAACTGACCGGGGAAAGCGGTGCGGACGTTGGTTTTGCGGTGGATCCTGACGGTGACCGGCTTGCCATTGTGGCAAACGGAGGAAAGTATATTTCGGAGGAATATACAATCGTCATCGCAGCCGAGGTGGTTCTCTCAAGTCTTCACGAAGGAGAAAAGATCGTCACAAATCTCTCAACTACCAGAGCGTTAGATGACATTGCTTCAAAATATAAAGCCGAACTTTCACGAACTATGATCGGCGAGATTAACGTAGTTAACGGGATGAAAGAAGTTGGTGCGGTAATCGGCGGAGAGGGTAACGGCGGCGTTATTCTTCCTGAACTGCATTTCGGACGTGATGCAATTGTGGCAGCAGCGCTTACGCTGCAATTTATGGCGCAACATCAGGACTCGCTCTCGGAATTATATGCCAAGATGCCTCAATACGTTATGCATAAGGGGAAAGTGAATCTTGGAGATATATCAGCGGACAGCGCTTTGAAAAATCTCACCGATTATTATTCGGGAGAGAAAATTGATCTTCGTGACGGGGTGAAAGTAGAAAAGCCCGAAGGTTGGATTCACGTTCGTAAGTCAAACACAGAGCCTATCATGCGGATTTACACTGAAGCAAAAGATGCAGCCGGCGCGGGGAGATTAGCAGACGAGGCTGAAAATATAATCCGCGGAGCCGGAGCTTAA
- a CDS encoding aldehyde dehydrogenase family protein, with protein sequence MRKRLGVLKTYKIYIGGKFPRTESGRFYELTGNNGDPIANICRSSRKDFRNSVVAARKAFAGWADRTAYNRAQILYRIAEMLEGRREQFISELRLQGDSVRKAESEVNGSIDRLIYFAGWADKYVQVFSSVNPVSSSHFNFSVPEPTGVVTVMAPEESGLLGLISAMAPVIAGGNTCVILASHSKPLCSISLAEVLHSSDLPGGVVNILTGIRSELIDNFSTHMDVNAVIYCGDEPSEIKKVQENASINVKRAHIIKSGRLNGVNTQDPYQIMATQEIKTTWHPVGN encoded by the coding sequence ATGAGAAAAAGATTGGGAGTGCTCAAAACTTATAAGATATACATCGGCGGGAAATTCCCGCGCACCGAATCAGGCAGATTTTATGAACTGACAGGCAATAACGGTGATCCTATCGCCAACATCTGCCGATCATCCCGAAAAGATTTTCGGAATTCCGTCGTCGCAGCCAGAAAAGCATTTGCCGGTTGGGCAGATCGCACCGCATATAACCGAGCTCAGATATTATATCGTATTGCTGAAATGCTTGAAGGACGGCGTGAACAGTTCATTTCAGAACTTCGGCTTCAAGGCGATTCTGTTAGAAAAGCTGAATCAGAAGTTAACGGCTCAATAGACAGGCTTATTTATTTTGCCGGTTGGGCGGATAAATATGTGCAGGTTTTCAGCAGCGTAAATCCTGTCTCTTCTTCACATTTTAACTTTTCAGTGCCTGAACCGACAGGCGTAGTGACGGTTATGGCGCCGGAAGAGAGTGGACTTTTGGGACTAATCTCTGCAATGGCTCCGGTTATCGCAGGTGGAAATACATGTGTAATCCTTGCGTCTCACTCAAAACCGCTTTGCTCTATTTCGTTGGCGGAAGTATTGCATTCTTCAGATCTGCCGGGCGGCGTGGTAAACATTTTAACGGGAATACGTTCCGAATTGATTGATAATTTTTCTACGCATATGGATGTTAACGCTGTTATCTATTGCGGGGACGAGCCAAGTGAAATCAAGAAGGTCCAAGAAAATGCTTCCATAAACGTTAAACGTGCTCACATTATTAAGAGTGGCAGATTGAACGGAGTGAATACTCAAGACCCATATCAGATTATGGCCACTCAGGAAATAAAAACCACCTGGCATCCTGTCGGCAATTAA